The following proteins come from a genomic window of Tenebrio molitor chromosome 9, icTenMoli1.1, whole genome shotgun sequence:
- the LOC138137853 gene encoding G2/mitotic-specific cyclin-A-like: MANFHVHEDVSSLIENVKPKNQKLTKVFPHAKNRAVLQPLCSYQQNAKPRKPDPEKENRAIVATKAEDQNGSDSDPCNDLIRLKPVFKRTNLSSRVSNVNKEYEEQIWNYLNSLEKKMFAIKPHYMTKQVHLTWEMRAVLIDWLVSVAEEYKMNDNTLHLSVNYLDRFLSNISVIREKFQLVGATAMMLASKMEEIYPPDTREWAYLTGDTFTYRQIIKMEQLMLKVLNFEMNTPTILDFIRHLCVKHKLDSKTMYLAMYLSELVLLDGEEYLQHFPSKLASASLVLARHTLFKTEPWTKKLEETAGYSLKQLSPVVQKQQKTFKSSPFREQQAVQKKYASDKYHRVALLKPRVLVLDEEE; the protein is encoded by the exons ATGGCGAATTTTCATGTTCACGAAGACGTTTCGTCCCTCATCGAAAACGTGAAGCCCAAGAACCAAAAGTTGACAAAAGTATTCCCTCATGCGAAGAACAGAGCTGTACTGCAGCCTTTGTGCAGCTACCAGCAGAATGCTAAACCCCGGAAGCCTGACCCTGAGAAAGAAAATCGAGCAATAGTAGCGACC AAGGCAGAGGACCAGAACGGCTCCGACTCCGATCCTTGTAACGACCTGATCAGACTAAAACCTGTCTTCAAGAGAACCAATCTCTCTTCTAGAGTTagcaatgtaaacaaagagtATGAAGAGCAGATTTGGAACTACTTGAACAGTTTGGAGAAGAAAATGTTCGCAATCAAGCCCCATTACATGACCAAGCAAGTACACCTGACCTGGGAGATGAGGGCTGTCTTGATCGACTGGCTCGTCAGCGTGGCTGAAGAGTACAAGATGAACGACAACACTTTGCACTTGAGCGTCAACTATTTAGACCGCTTTCtcagcaacatatctgtg ATAAGGGAAAAATTCCAACTGGTCGGGGCCACCGCAATGATGCTAGCAAGCAAAATGGAGGAAATCTACCCACCAGACACCAGAGAATGGGCTTACTTAACCGGCGACACCTTCACCTACCGGCAAATCATCAAAATGGAACAGCTCATGCTCAAAGTACTCAATTTTGAGATGAACACGCCCACCATCTTGGATTTCATCAGACATCTCTGCGTCAAACACAAACTGGATAGCAAGACGATGTATCTAGCTATG TACCTGAGCGAATTAGTGTTGCTGGACGGTGAGGAGTACTTGCAACATTTTCCATCCAAGTTGGCGTCGGCGTCTTTGGTGTTGGCTCGTCACACGCTGTTCAAGACCGAGCCTTGGACCAAGAAGCTGGAAGAAACGGCCGGGTACAGTCTCAAACAATTGAGTCCCGTGGTACAGAAGCAACAGAAGACATTCAAGAGTTCGCCGTTTAGGGAACAACAGGCCGTACAGAAGAAGTACGCCAGCGACAAGTACCACAGGGTGGCGCTCTTGAAGCCGAGAGTCTTGGTACTGGACGAAGAGGAGTGA
- the snama gene encoding E3 ubiquitin-protein ligase RBBP6 isoform X2, with protein MSVHYKFKSALEYDTVTFDGLHISVKDLKNAIIQQKRIGKNTDFDLQVTNAQTKEIYEDENVLIPKNTSLLIARIPTSAQTKTKQWEGYGGDATPPMKLDEGGPIAKAVDLSSLDAPEDDKIKAMMSQSTQDYDPSNYMKIRGANQMGAVPPNYRCYKCHQTGHWIKDCPLSKGPEPMEIKKSTGIPLSFMVPVEGPQVQGAMMTPNGSYAVPVLDHQTYTQKQTAPAPPMQEVKPEIPEDLLCSICSDLLTDAVMIPCCGNSFCDECIRSFLLESEEHECPDCHEKDISPATLIPNRFLRNSVANFKNTTGYVKKPVYKQSVTRTAEETVEVKTKEPPAQPVESSKPEKEEKTVISEADSTEHSKNEEKETEVKCSPKVEPEAIPEGPPGVSPAESPKTQSISKRVNSTRERTTTSRQHKHRSRDESPRRHHRNHRNSPYHHDPGRSEERAGTPTVDEPGVAANSNYPPPEVRPYNAPPMMGMVPPMQGPPPNLPPGYANPPAPMGTFPPTNGPPPNFRLPPPGAAPPYMPPGPYQVPPRPMFDTSRPPMTGPPPMYNPSYQGSRSHHRDYGLGDRRMRGRTPSGVIDDPLAAFNRMLREKDERERRAKRQRRSYSRSRSRSRSYSRSPRRLRSRSPRRRQSRSRSRSFSISRHRFKDSHQFRDRDYDHDRDRDYGRDERGYSRDREHRGGRADDRDTHHDRDRDRDYGYYDNYDDRTRAKGGGWGQPRGPPPPPQPDPGYYQAEMQHPYPPPPPPNRYPPRDYPPPYASKEPHVLPPTLIAPPRRYDDVAPPGVEEPPVPGLENTRFEDRFDRFPSPAKEQKVREEPAKVKEKRKHDNRSRSPEKKRSPSIRRKSKSKDKESPDKHKRRRRDTSSDRDKKNVSDDDKSKKNKERKKKKEKKDSDRKKRKEKKDKHKEKKHKEETKEEVQEEKREEKRDPTPEVPQKAEEDLPKPDLYDDMLSEGVDTSVMESYGKIKESSADRDDVFEEKVPERGADEVETQKDYEDSEKDILEIHTTDIDLKTDMDVKNEMLAHLPEKSKWEVEEDMTSHSQNSPKDAARVDLKADKSGKVTNEVLKRAENAIFAKAINAIRPIEIKKISTDRAKLYSGEKDEEQEKDDVTETKSSSLVSGDEKSVERKKVEPPNQAPVRLSVKERLGVKIDDIDRVVKVDRHKSRSVSPFSRRANETSRNYGLGERRVEMVDRRRRERSRHRETRNRRDFRDNRREELARRERRERTDSRRRDEKRRERSKSKPRTHHEEEKKEKRKRSKSKSDSEERRDKRKKKDKKVKKEKTKKHKDDEEEKKDEPKAEESQKVKSVAEKRKPTIDESNFEPDYDLESDSSDSSSDDDKKRKKHKKHRKKKSRSESSSSSSESESESSDDDKERKRKKHKKKQKKRKKSKHK; from the exons ATGTCGGTGCATTACAAGTTCAAGTCGGCTCTAGAATACGACACTGTCACGTTCGATGGCTTGCACATTTCAGTGAAAGACCTGAAAAACGCCATCATCCAGCAGAAGAGGATCGGTAAAAATACCGACTTCGACCTGCAGGTAACCAACGCACAAACCAAAGAAA TTTATGAAGATGAGAACGTTCTGATTCCTAAGAATACGTCGCTTTTGATAGCACGGATTCCCACTTCCGCtcagacaaaaacaaaacaatggGAAGGTTATGGGGGCGACGCCACTCCACCGATGAAACTTGACGAGGGTGGGCCCATAGCCAAGGCTGTTGATTTATCAAGTTTGGATGCTCCTGAGGACGATAAAATTAAAGCAATGATGTCACAGTCTACTCAAGATTATGACCCTAGCAA TTATATGAAGATTCGTGGGGCTAATCAGATGGGCGCTGTCCCCCCCAACTACCGCTGCTACAAGTGCCACCAGACTGGCCACTGGATCAAAGACTGTCCCCTGAGCAAAGGTCCTGAGCCCATGGAAATCAAAAAGAGCACTGGAATCCCTTTGAGTTTCATGGTACCAGTGGAAGGCCCCCAAGTGCAGGGGGCCATGATGACCCCGAACGGTTCCTACGCGGTTCCGGTGCTCGACCACCAGACTTACACACAGAAGCAGACCGCGCCTGCGCCTCCAATGCAAGAGGTCAAGCCTGAAATTCCCGAGGATTTGCTGTGCTCGATCTGTTCAGATCTGCTGACTGACGCCGTGATGATTCCGTGTTGCGGCAATTCCTTCTGCGACGAGTGCATCCGAAGTTTCTTGCTGGAAAGTGAGGAGCACGAGTGTCCCGATTGTCACGAGAAGGACATATCTCCCGCCACACTTATTCCCAACAGGTTTCTTCGCAATTCCGTGGCGAACTTCAAGAACACGACCGGATACGTAAAGAAACCGGTGTACAAGCAGAGCGTGACTAGGACTGCTGAGGAGACGGTCGAGGTCAAGACGAAGGAGCCTCCTGCGCAGCCGGTGGAATCCTCGAAGCCGGAAAAAGAAGAGAAGACTGTCATCAGCGAGGCGGACTCTACCGAGCACTCGAAGAACGAAGAGAAG GAAACGGAAGTTAAGTGTTCGCCTAAAGTGGAACCGGAAGCGATCCCCGAGGGTCCACCTGGAGTTTCTCCGGCGGAGTCTCCCAAAACTCAGTCGATCTCGAAACGGGTCAATTCGACCCGCGAACGTACCACCACTTCGAGGCAGCACAAGCATCGGTCACGTGACGAGTCACCGAGGCGCCACCATCGCAACCACCGCAATTCCCCGTACCACCACGACCCAGG gCGTTCGGAGGAGAGAGCCGGCACTCCGACGGTGGACGAGCCGGGAGTGGCCGCCAATTCGAACTATCCGCCCCCGGAAGTGCGTCCCTATAACGCACCACCCATGATGGGAATGGTGCCGCCGATGCAAGGCCCACCGCCCAATCTGCCTCCAGGTTACGCCAATCCCCCAGCTCCGATGGGAACTTTCCCGCCGACCAACGGTCCACCGCCAAACTTCAGACTTCCACCGCCAGGGGCCGCACCGCCCTACATGCCGCCGGGTCCATACCAGGTGCCCCCGAGGCCCATGTTCGACACGAGCAGGCCGCCGATGACGGGACCACCACCGATGTACAATCCCTCGTATCAGGGTTCAAGGTCGCACCATAGGGATTATGGATTGGGCGACCGGAGGATGAGAGGACGCACGCCTTCTGG GGTGATCGACGACCCTCTGGCCGCCTTCAACCGGATGCTGCGCGAGAAGGACGAGCGAGAGAGGCGCGCCAAACGCCAGAGACGCAGCTACAGCAGGAGCCGCAGCCGCAGCAGGAGTTACAGCAGATCGCCCCGACGGTTGCGAAGTCGGTCTCCGCGACGCCGCCAGTCGAGGAGCCGTTCCAGGTCGTTCTCGATCAGCAG GCACCGCTTCAAGGACAGCCACCAGTTCCGCGATCGCGACTACGATCACGACCGAGATCGAGACTACGGCCGCGACGAAAGGGGCTACAGCCGCGACAGGGAGCACAGAGGGGGTCGCGCCGACGACAGAGACACCCACCACGACCGTGACCGCGACAGGGACTATGGCTATTACGACAATTACGACGACAGGACGAGGGCCAAAGGAGGAGGATGGGGTCAGCCGAGGGGACCACCTCCACCACCCCAACCCGATCCCGGTTACTACCAGGCCGAGATGCAACATCCGTATcccccgccgccgccgccaaaCAG GTACCCGCCGCGGGACTATCCGCCCCCGTACGCCAGCAAGGAGCCGCACGTGCTGCCGCCCACGCTGATCGCGCCGCCGAGGCGTTACGACGACGTCGCCCCACCGGGGGTGGAAGAGCCGCCGGTGCCGGGACTGGAGAACACGCGGTTCGAGGACAGGTTCGACAGGTTCCCGAGTCCGGCGAAGGAGCAGAAGGTGCGGGAGGAGCCGGCGAAGGTGAAGGAGAAGCGCAAGCACGACAACAGGAGCAGATCGCCCGAGAAGAAGAGGAGTCCGTCGATCAGGAGGAAGTCCAAGTCGAAGGACAAGGAGAGTCCGGACAAGCACAAGAGGAGGAGGAGGGACACGTCGTCGGACAGGGACAAGAAAAATGTTTCGGACGACGACAAGTCGAAGAAGAACAAGGAACGCAAGAAGAAGAAGGAGAAGAAGGATTCGGACCGGAAGAAGAGGAAGGAGAAGAAAGATAAGCACAAGGAAAAGAAGCACAAGGAGGAGACCAAAGAGGAGGTGCAGGAGGAGAAGCGAGAGGAGAAGAGAGATCCTACGCCGGAGGTTCCGCAGAAGGCCGAGGAGGACCTGCCGAAGCCGGATCTCTACGACGACATGCTCTCCGAAGGGGTGGACACCAGCGTCATGGAGAGTTACGGCAAGATCAAAGAGAGTAGCGCCGACAGAGATGATGTTTTTGAAGAGAAGGTTCCCGAACGGGGGGCCGATGAGGTGGAGACCCAGAAAGATTACGAAGATTCGGAGAAAGACATCTTGGAGATTCACACCACCGATATCGACTTGAAAACTGACATGGACGTGAAGAACGAAATGCTGGCTCATCTGCCGGAGAAGTCCAAGTGGGAAGTGGAAGAAGATATGACGTCACATTCGCAGAACAGTCCCAAAGATGCGGCACGGGTGGATTTGAAGGCGGACAAGTCGGGGAAGGTCACCAACGAG GTGTTGAAGAGAGCtgaaaatgcaatttttgCTAAAGCGATCAACGCTATTCGCCCCATCGAAATTAAGAAGATCAGCACCGACAGAGCTAAACTGTACTCTGGGGAGAAAGACGAGGAACAAGAGAAGGATGACGTTACGGAAACGAAGAGTTCATCTTTGGTGTCCGGCGATGAGAAATCCGTTGAACGGAAGAAAGTCGAGCCTCCAAATCAAGCCCCGGTCAGGTTGTCGGTCAAGGAGAGATTGGGGGTGAAAATCGACGACATAGACCGAGTGGTGAAGGTCGACCGTCACAAGTCGAGGAGCGTTTCTCCCTTCAGCAGACGAGCAAACGAGACCTCCCGCAATTACGGCTTGGGAGAGAGGAGAGTCGAGATGGTGGACAGGAGGAGGCGGGAGAGGTCCAGGCACAGGGAGACCAGAAATCGTCGCGATTTCAGGGATAACAGGCGGGAGGAGTTAGCCCGAAGGGAGCGACGAGAGAGGACGGACAGTCGGAGGAGGGACGAGAAGCGCAGGGAGAGGAGCAAGAGCAAGCCGAGGACGCATCACGAGGAGGAGAAGAAAGAGAAGCGGAAGAGGTCGAAATCGAAGAGCGACAGCGAAGAGAGGAGAGACAAGCGCAAAAAGAAAGACAAGAAAGTGAAGAAGGAGAAGACGAAGAAGCACAAGGATGATGAGGAGGAGAAGAAAGATGAGCCGAAAGCGGAGGAGTCGCAAAAGGTGAAGAGCGTGGCGGAGAAGAGGAAGCCGACGATCGACGAGTCGAATTTCGAGCCGGATTACGATCTAGAAAGCGACTCGTCCGATTCGAGTTCCGACGATGATAAAAAGAGGAAGAAGCACAAGAAACACAGGAAGAAGAAGAGCAGGAGCGAGTCGAGTTCGAGCAGCTCGGAATCGGAGTCGGAGTCGTCGGATGACGATAAAGAGAGGAAGAGGAAGAAGCATAAAAAGAAACAGAAAAAGAGAAAGAAGTCCAAACATAAGTAA
- the snama gene encoding E3 ubiquitin-protein ligase RBBP6 isoform X1, with product MSVHYKFKSALEYDTVTFDGLHISVKDLKNAIIQQKRIGKNTDFDLQVTNAQTKEIYEDENVLIPKNTSLLIARIPTSAQTKTKQWEGYGGDATPPMKLDEGGPIAKAVDLSSLDAPEDDKIKAMMSQSTQDYDPSNYMKIRGANQMGAVPPNYRCYKCHQTGHWIKDCPLSKGPEPMEIKKSTGIPLSFMVPVEGPQVQGAMMTPNGSYAVPVLDHQTYTQKQTAPAPPMQEVKPEIPEDLLCSICSDLLTDAVMIPCCGNSFCDECIRSFLLESEEHECPDCHEKDISPATLIPNRFLRNSVANFKNTTGYVKKPVYKQSVTRTAEETVEVKTKEPPAQPVESSKPEKEEKTVISEADSTEHSKNEEKETEVKCSPKVEPEAIPEGPPGVSPAESPKTQSISKRVNSTRERTTTSRQHKHRSRDESPRRHHRNHRNSPYHHDPGRSEERAGTPTVDEPGVAANSNYPPPEVRPYNAPPMMGMVPPMQGPPPNLPPGYANPPAPMGTFPPTNGPPPNFRLPPPGAAPPYMPPGPYQVPPRPMFDTSRPPMTGPPPMYNPSYQGSRSHHRDYGLGDRRMRGRTPSGVIDDPLAAFNRMLREKDERERRAKRQRRSYSRSRSRSRSYSRSPRRLRSRSPRRRQSRSRSRSFSISRSRSRSFSGSLRGSPFRDFSPRHSPPRRRGPSRYRSPVRSPPRHRFKDSHQFRDRDYDHDRDRDYGRDERGYSRDREHRGGRADDRDTHHDRDRDRDYGYYDNYDDRTRAKGGGWGQPRGPPPPPQPDPGYYQAEMQHPYPPPPPPNRYPPRDYPPPYASKEPHVLPPTLIAPPRRYDDVAPPGVEEPPVPGLENTRFEDRFDRFPSPAKEQKVREEPAKVKEKRKHDNRSRSPEKKRSPSIRRKSKSKDKESPDKHKRRRRDTSSDRDKKNVSDDDKSKKNKERKKKKEKKDSDRKKRKEKKDKHKEKKHKEETKEEVQEEKREEKRDPTPEVPQKAEEDLPKPDLYDDMLSEGVDTSVMESYGKIKESSADRDDVFEEKVPERGADEVETQKDYEDSEKDILEIHTTDIDLKTDMDVKNEMLAHLPEKSKWEVEEDMTSHSQNSPKDAARVDLKADKSGKVTNEVLKRAENAIFAKAINAIRPIEIKKISTDRAKLYSGEKDEEQEKDDVTETKSSSLVSGDEKSVERKKVEPPNQAPVRLSVKERLGVKIDDIDRVVKVDRHKSRSVSPFSRRANETSRNYGLGERRVEMVDRRRRERSRHRETRNRRDFRDNRREELARRERRERTDSRRRDEKRRERSKSKPRTHHEEEKKEKRKRSKSKSDSEERRDKRKKKDKKVKKEKTKKHKDDEEEKKDEPKAEESQKVKSVAEKRKPTIDESNFEPDYDLESDSSDSSSDDDKKRKKHKKHRKKKSRSESSSSSSESESESSDDDKERKRKKHKKKQKKRKKSKHK from the exons ATGTCGGTGCATTACAAGTTCAAGTCGGCTCTAGAATACGACACTGTCACGTTCGATGGCTTGCACATTTCAGTGAAAGACCTGAAAAACGCCATCATCCAGCAGAAGAGGATCGGTAAAAATACCGACTTCGACCTGCAGGTAACCAACGCACAAACCAAAGAAA TTTATGAAGATGAGAACGTTCTGATTCCTAAGAATACGTCGCTTTTGATAGCACGGATTCCCACTTCCGCtcagacaaaaacaaaacaatggGAAGGTTATGGGGGCGACGCCACTCCACCGATGAAACTTGACGAGGGTGGGCCCATAGCCAAGGCTGTTGATTTATCAAGTTTGGATGCTCCTGAGGACGATAAAATTAAAGCAATGATGTCACAGTCTACTCAAGATTATGACCCTAGCAA TTATATGAAGATTCGTGGGGCTAATCAGATGGGCGCTGTCCCCCCCAACTACCGCTGCTACAAGTGCCACCAGACTGGCCACTGGATCAAAGACTGTCCCCTGAGCAAAGGTCCTGAGCCCATGGAAATCAAAAAGAGCACTGGAATCCCTTTGAGTTTCATGGTACCAGTGGAAGGCCCCCAAGTGCAGGGGGCCATGATGACCCCGAACGGTTCCTACGCGGTTCCGGTGCTCGACCACCAGACTTACACACAGAAGCAGACCGCGCCTGCGCCTCCAATGCAAGAGGTCAAGCCTGAAATTCCCGAGGATTTGCTGTGCTCGATCTGTTCAGATCTGCTGACTGACGCCGTGATGATTCCGTGTTGCGGCAATTCCTTCTGCGACGAGTGCATCCGAAGTTTCTTGCTGGAAAGTGAGGAGCACGAGTGTCCCGATTGTCACGAGAAGGACATATCTCCCGCCACACTTATTCCCAACAGGTTTCTTCGCAATTCCGTGGCGAACTTCAAGAACACGACCGGATACGTAAAGAAACCGGTGTACAAGCAGAGCGTGACTAGGACTGCTGAGGAGACGGTCGAGGTCAAGACGAAGGAGCCTCCTGCGCAGCCGGTGGAATCCTCGAAGCCGGAAAAAGAAGAGAAGACTGTCATCAGCGAGGCGGACTCTACCGAGCACTCGAAGAACGAAGAGAAG GAAACGGAAGTTAAGTGTTCGCCTAAAGTGGAACCGGAAGCGATCCCCGAGGGTCCACCTGGAGTTTCTCCGGCGGAGTCTCCCAAAACTCAGTCGATCTCGAAACGGGTCAATTCGACCCGCGAACGTACCACCACTTCGAGGCAGCACAAGCATCGGTCACGTGACGAGTCACCGAGGCGCCACCATCGCAACCACCGCAATTCCCCGTACCACCACGACCCAGG gCGTTCGGAGGAGAGAGCCGGCACTCCGACGGTGGACGAGCCGGGAGTGGCCGCCAATTCGAACTATCCGCCCCCGGAAGTGCGTCCCTATAACGCACCACCCATGATGGGAATGGTGCCGCCGATGCAAGGCCCACCGCCCAATCTGCCTCCAGGTTACGCCAATCCCCCAGCTCCGATGGGAACTTTCCCGCCGACCAACGGTCCACCGCCAAACTTCAGACTTCCACCGCCAGGGGCCGCACCGCCCTACATGCCGCCGGGTCCATACCAGGTGCCCCCGAGGCCCATGTTCGACACGAGCAGGCCGCCGATGACGGGACCACCACCGATGTACAATCCCTCGTATCAGGGTTCAAGGTCGCACCATAGGGATTATGGATTGGGCGACCGGAGGATGAGAGGACGCACGCCTTCTGG GGTGATCGACGACCCTCTGGCCGCCTTCAACCGGATGCTGCGCGAGAAGGACGAGCGAGAGAGGCGCGCCAAACGCCAGAGACGCAGCTACAGCAGGAGCCGCAGCCGCAGCAGGAGTTACAGCAGATCGCCCCGACGGTTGCGAAGTCGGTCTCCGCGACGCCGCCAGTCGAGGAGCCGTTCCAGGTCGTTCTCGATCAGCAG GTCGCGCTCGAGATCGTTCTCGGGCAGTTTGAGGGGTTCCCCGTTTAGGGACTTCTCCCCTAGACACTCGCCCCCGAGACGAAGGGGACCTTCGCGCTACAGGTCGCCCGTTCGTTCGCCTCCAAG GCACCGCTTCAAGGACAGCCACCAGTTCCGCGATCGCGACTACGATCACGACCGAGATCGAGACTACGGCCGCGACGAAAGGGGCTACAGCCGCGACAGGGAGCACAGAGGGGGTCGCGCCGACGACAGAGACACCCACCACGACCGTGACCGCGACAGGGACTATGGCTATTACGACAATTACGACGACAGGACGAGGGCCAAAGGAGGAGGATGGGGTCAGCCGAGGGGACCACCTCCACCACCCCAACCCGATCCCGGTTACTACCAGGCCGAGATGCAACATCCGTATcccccgccgccgccgccaaaCAG GTACCCGCCGCGGGACTATCCGCCCCCGTACGCCAGCAAGGAGCCGCACGTGCTGCCGCCCACGCTGATCGCGCCGCCGAGGCGTTACGACGACGTCGCCCCACCGGGGGTGGAAGAGCCGCCGGTGCCGGGACTGGAGAACACGCGGTTCGAGGACAGGTTCGACAGGTTCCCGAGTCCGGCGAAGGAGCAGAAGGTGCGGGAGGAGCCGGCGAAGGTGAAGGAGAAGCGCAAGCACGACAACAGGAGCAGATCGCCCGAGAAGAAGAGGAGTCCGTCGATCAGGAGGAAGTCCAAGTCGAAGGACAAGGAGAGTCCGGACAAGCACAAGAGGAGGAGGAGGGACACGTCGTCGGACAGGGACAAGAAAAATGTTTCGGACGACGACAAGTCGAAGAAGAACAAGGAACGCAAGAAGAAGAAGGAGAAGAAGGATTCGGACCGGAAGAAGAGGAAGGAGAAGAAAGATAAGCACAAGGAAAAGAAGCACAAGGAGGAGACCAAAGAGGAGGTGCAGGAGGAGAAGCGAGAGGAGAAGAGAGATCCTACGCCGGAGGTTCCGCAGAAGGCCGAGGAGGACCTGCCGAAGCCGGATCTCTACGACGACATGCTCTCCGAAGGGGTGGACACCAGCGTCATGGAGAGTTACGGCAAGATCAAAGAGAGTAGCGCCGACAGAGATGATGTTTTTGAAGAGAAGGTTCCCGAACGGGGGGCCGATGAGGTGGAGACCCAGAAAGATTACGAAGATTCGGAGAAAGACATCTTGGAGATTCACACCACCGATATCGACTTGAAAACTGACATGGACGTGAAGAACGAAATGCTGGCTCATCTGCCGGAGAAGTCCAAGTGGGAAGTGGAAGAAGATATGACGTCACATTCGCAGAACAGTCCCAAAGATGCGGCACGGGTGGATTTGAAGGCGGACAAGTCGGGGAAGGTCACCAACGAG GTGTTGAAGAGAGCtgaaaatgcaatttttgCTAAAGCGATCAACGCTATTCGCCCCATCGAAATTAAGAAGATCAGCACCGACAGAGCTAAACTGTACTCTGGGGAGAAAGACGAGGAACAAGAGAAGGATGACGTTACGGAAACGAAGAGTTCATCTTTGGTGTCCGGCGATGAGAAATCCGTTGAACGGAAGAAAGTCGAGCCTCCAAATCAAGCCCCGGTCAGGTTGTCGGTCAAGGAGAGATTGGGGGTGAAAATCGACGACATAGACCGAGTGGTGAAGGTCGACCGTCACAAGTCGAGGAGCGTTTCTCCCTTCAGCAGACGAGCAAACGAGACCTCCCGCAATTACGGCTTGGGAGAGAGGAGAGTCGAGATGGTGGACAGGAGGAGGCGGGAGAGGTCCAGGCACAGGGAGACCAGAAATCGTCGCGATTTCAGGGATAACAGGCGGGAGGAGTTAGCCCGAAGGGAGCGACGAGAGAGGACGGACAGTCGGAGGAGGGACGAGAAGCGCAGGGAGAGGAGCAAGAGCAAGCCGAGGACGCATCACGAGGAGGAGAAGAAAGAGAAGCGGAAGAGGTCGAAATCGAAGAGCGACAGCGAAGAGAGGAGAGACAAGCGCAAAAAGAAAGACAAGAAAGTGAAGAAGGAGAAGACGAAGAAGCACAAGGATGATGAGGAGGAGAAGAAAGATGAGCCGAAAGCGGAGGAGTCGCAAAAGGTGAAGAGCGTGGCGGAGAAGAGGAAGCCGACGATCGACGAGTCGAATTTCGAGCCGGATTACGATCTAGAAAGCGACTCGTCCGATTCGAGTTCCGACGATGATAAAAAGAGGAAGAAGCACAAGAAACACAGGAAGAAGAAGAGCAGGAGCGAGTCGAGTTCGAGCAGCTCGGAATCGGAGTCGGAGTCGTCGGATGACGATAAAGAGAGGAAGAGGAAGAAGCATAAAAAGAAACAGAAAAAGAGAAAGAAGTCCAAACATAAGTAA